In Monodelphis domestica isolate mMonDom1 chromosome 1, mMonDom1.pri, whole genome shotgun sequence, the sequence TATTGATTTGACTTCTATCTCCACCCCAGGTCAGGGGCTGGAAGGCACTGAGATTTTAATTTGGTGGTTAGTTTTGGAGGGCTCCTGGGAAAGATGAAGAAATCGCTTTGGCTTTGAACTTTGGTATTGTCTGTCGGgtttaaaaactataatattttaaaaaacaatcaagaTCTGCCTTGCCTCGTGGCCCCCTTACACGTATTTTCTTGGTTCCGTTTTCAGCAAGGGGGCTATTTATCTTCTTTAAGACCCCTCTGCCACACACATAAAGGCGATTCTCCCACCCGATCCTCCCCTTCCCACTCCAATCGGCTTCCCACTGCTGAACTTTAACCGACAAACCCGCCCCACCCCTCAAGGCAACCAGCCCCACCCCCCCGGCGAGCATCCCCTGGAAGCCAGGGCGGGACCCCTTGGTCCCTAAGCCCCGCCCATGGAAActcactccccccctccccaccagcgGCTTGAGCGGGGATGCAAGCCCTGCCCCTTGATTGCCCTACGCGTTACCATTGGGGCCTCTGGCCGTCCATTCCCTGGATCCCACCATCGATTGGCCCATGCTTTTCACGGGCCCGTCCCTTCCTTCTAAGCCCCGCCCCGCCCTGCGTTTCTCTCAGCCGGAATCGCGCCAAACTGGGCGGAGAGTCCTTTGGCTCCGCTCGCTCCCCTCTCtctgctttcttctttccctccctccctggtcagggcggcggcggcggctgtgCCTGGGGGCTGGTGGGTGGCGCGGCGCGGAGCAGCGCAGAGCAGCGCAGCTGCGGGTGCTGAGGCAAGGAGGAGCCGACTCATTGTTCCGGCAGCCGCAGCCGCCGCGCCCCTGCccgcctctctccctctctcttctttcagtcACTCCTCATCTCCGTTCCTCTCGGCGATTTCCCGGGTCCCGGGTGAAAAGCCCTCCCCACCCCGCTTCTTTCCTTCCCGGCCCCGCAGTAGCAGTCCCAGCAGCATCCTCCCGAGCCCGGTCATGGAAGACCTGGACCAGTCGCCCTTGGTCTCCTCCTCCGGCTCCGCCGCGAGCCCGGCCCGGCCTCAGCCGGAGTTCAAGTACCAGTTCGTGAGAGAGCCCGAGGacgaggaggaagaggaagaagaggaggaggaagaggacgaAGATGAGGACCTGGAGGAGCTAGAGGTTCTAGAGAGGAAGCCGGCCGCCGGGATGGCTGCGGTTCCGCTGCCGGTCAACGCTGCCGCtgtcgccgccgccgccgccgccgcgccCCTTCTGGATTTCGAGACTGAGTCGGTGCCTCCGGCTCCTCGCGGGCCCCTGCCTGCGGTGCCCCCAGCAGCCCCAGAGCGGCAGCCCCGCTGGGAGCCCAGCCCAGTGTCCTCGTCCTCGCCGTCTCCGCCGCCCTCCGCTGCCGCATCGCTGGAAGAAGACGAGCCCCCTTCCCGgcctccaccccctcccccaacGGCCAGCGTGGACCCTCATCCCGATCCTGCGCCCCCCGCTTGGACCCCGAGTACCCCGGCCCCTGCCGCGCCCCCCTCTACCCCGGCCGCGCCCAAGCGCAGAGGATCCTCGGGCTCTGCTGGTGAGTGAGCGCCCCTCCCCCATTCTGCCCCGTCTGGGTTTGGTGGAGCTATGGGTGGGGGTGGGTCCTGCCTGCCCATCCCACCTCCTCCAAGCCCCTGGGGGCTTTTGTCTGCCCCTTGCCTTAGAGCGAGGAAGAGGGTGGAGGGTGGGGGGGCGGAGCAGGGTTGTGGTGTTGGTGATTGTAATTGTTAGTCTAGTCTTACTCAGACTTCTTTATTGTCTGCGTCTCAGTTGCGGGGACCATGTGCATTTTCTTCTCACTCCCTGCAGTGTCTCCACACACttgctttcccttctccctcttttgtTCCAGCCCCACTCCCTGTCCCTGGAGCTTGTGGTTCACCGGAGAGCGGAGGATGCGTATATTAAATAATGAGAAATCTGTTGGGAAGGGGTGGGTTTGGTTTCTGGGCGGGAGATGGCCTTTGGCCTTGGTGCTCATCCTTTctggagggttttttgttttgtttgcggctccccccctcccccccgggcCTGCTCGGTCTGGGGAAGGGGTGAAGTTCTGTGGGAGCCCccaatactactactactgctgctgccgCCTTTTGCCTCCGCTCCAACCTCTTTCTTCCCCGGCCTGCAGTTGGTGGTGACCACCTCCTGGCTCGGTACGGACGAGAAGAGCGCCTCCAGCGGTATTCTGTGTGGAGACTTGGGGAGGGGAGGCAGTTTTGGCTAAGTCCTGTTGCCACCGCCCAGTTTTCTCTCTAATGCGAAGTGATGGTGTGACTGTGTTTGCAGCCACATTGAGCCTAGGAACGCGGCAGTTCTTTAACTGTTAGGTCGCGATTTCCGAGGAGAAGCAGACCTGCCAGTATTCTCTGCCGCAGCATGGGGATGATTTGGTAAAACACAGGCGTATTCAATCCCTTTCCAGTGGCTTCTGTAGCACAGTTGTGCCTTGAAGGAAAATTTAAAACGACAAAATGGTTGACACTTAAAAAACCAACCCAATCCAAAACTTGTCGATTGTTTGATTAGAACCagccaatcaaaaaaaaaaaaagcaccattTTAGAGATGTCTGTGATTCTTTGGGTAGTGAtggatttaaagcatttttatttctgctgAGGCATTTGAGCTGTTACTTGTCCATGCAACATTTTAtgcaagattttaaaaagaggcaggaataatttttatattgaatcgattggtagaaagaaaaattatttttagttaaaaaaaactgaattctACCAATCTTGTGAAGATTACTTCACAATTTATTTGAATACTTGAATAtgtagttctttcatttttttaatgaatcttcCATCTTTGTCAGGAGTTCATTTTGAAGGGAAACTTAAGCTTGTTAAAAGTTCAAGGAACTTCATTTGTTTGGTAATTTTGATCAATACCGGGTTTTATTCAGAAAGGAAGTGATTTTTATCACAATTATTTAAATGATCCAGGTCTAGCCATTATAATATTTttcagaaattaatgaaatcatagaacttTAGAATGAGTTAACTATCAAGAACAATACCCTCACGTTACAGAAAGGGGAAAACAAGGTcatattgtattttttccctaatgaaaaaataagaaaagacttGATCATCTGTATAGCATTTTTCACTcagacacaaaagaaaatattaagggTATCAAGGGGACTCAAATAATGAGGATtcattcattttcctattttcttatgTTAGAAACATTTTTTGGTAGTGCATACCAAAGGGCATATTTAGGAGATGtaggaaaagatggaaagaaaagtaaagaacaaATTTGAAATATGGAGGCGCAGTATAAGTTAGACTTAAGAATATTATTTAGGAATCTTACAATGACTTTAAGGAGGTAACTACTTATGGAAAATGATGTTTGATGAAACAATAAAACTCTTCTTTTCCTGATGAATTGTGGGTTCCGAAggcaaaaaaagggaaaggtgTGTTTATTTGGAAGTGACCTTTATTCAattctgtttatcttttttttccccaaagacctACTCCCTCCAATATACTGGGCACTGAAGGATACAgattgaaaaatgacaaaaactcTGCCCTTCAGGAGTTTACCTTCAGGAAGGGGACTAGAGGAATACTTATAATGAGTGACATAATGACAAATCCCACATAAGTCAATGCCCATAGgcaatattgaattaaattataaaaaacatTGTAGTCATCTTCACAATTAGTTTTGCCAAaaccaataataatttatttctctAGGACCcatgaaaatatatagaataagaCTTTTAACAACGATTTACTTCTTTTTATagtgaagaaaactgaggcttagaggggGTCAAGGGGTCTTGCCCCAAGACCACAAGTAAGTAGGAAAccttgaatttgaacccagattatcCCAATATTCCCAATTCTTTTTTCACTATACCAGTTTTCCCTTAGGATTTTGGAAAGATTAAATCTCATAAAAGTAAAGCTTTTAAGAGTGGTAGCTGTCATTATTTCTATGCAGGGTGCAAATTCCAAGGACCTCACCTCCAGATGGGTTTGAAGTGTTGGGAAGGGGTTCTTGTAAATAGATAGGTATTTGAGAGTATGTAAATCTGACCAAATAATTTGCATTCCAAATCCTGATCTAATTCGGGAATTGTGCATTTATTAAAGGGGCACTGGCAAGTTCATAGATAGCAGTCTTGCTTGTGCGTTCAATGTCATGGGACTTTTTTCCCTAATTAGAACCTCTAAGACaacttcttatttttctctcaCTAGACATAAAATGACTTTCTAGTAGCATTCTGTGTATTTAAGAGTTATTTAACCAGTTtatgttggttagttttttttaagttcttgttttattttttaaatccttatcttccatcttagaatcaatactaagaattggttccaaggcagaagagagcagtaagggctgggcaatgggggttaagcaatttgcccagggtcacaccggtAGGAAATATCTTTAGGCCAAATTTGAggctatgacctcccatctccaggcctggctttctattcactaagccaccaaCTGCCCCAGTtagtttttagaaatattttccaaCTGGGAATCATCCCATCTACAAAATATCCTGAAGCTTTAAGTAGTTTCATACTAAAGATAAATTTGCTCTGTTTTAAGACCTTTAAATCTACTGTATTATGTACATTTGAGTCCCCCCAAAAGGTTTTCTTGGTAGGTTTTCATTTCTGGACAGGGTAGTTATGTCACAGACATTCAACTTTAACAATACCTATTTATGGGGAGGAATGCCACTGGGTTGCTTATTCAGTGGTATGCTTTCTTGGTATAATGACTAATAAAAATATCTTGTAAGCTTACTAGGTGCTCTGAATCACTTATTCCTTCAACCTTGAATTGTCTTTTCCTTGGTTTataattccattattttttatactttttcctACTGGCATTTTGCTAAAATATGAGGTTCAAACCCTTTAAGGGAATCCATTGACAGAACAGACTTATTAAAATTTTGTGTTCTGAAAGAATACTAGCAGTAATTTAATGACGAAGTTTATGCTCACTTCTGGAGGGCATCAAAGTCTAATACATTTTTTCAGTCTTAATTTGCCTTGACTATTGTGAAATGTCTTTTACCTACCAGCTCCCACTCTTGAAATTTTTCTCCCTTGTCATTCTTTAAGCTATGTTTTTTTACTagtattcctttcttttctttgctagttcttcctcttcccccatcGAATTTGTGTGTTCTCCAAGTTGTAGTCTTAACTAATAgcctttatataatatatacttatatattagaTTTCCTTAGAGACCTAAAAATCTTAGTCATCACGATCTCTGGGGCATTTCTTTGACACATAGTTTTTGTTTCTTCTGCTTTATTTATGTCTAGCAGCCTGGCCATACAATTGGATGTTCCAATGTCAAtttaagagaaatatatataaaactgaacTGATCAAGATAGTGAAAAGGATACTAAATTTGTGATTGGGAAGACtggttcaaatccaagctctgatgcttgctagctgtgtcaccttgTGCGGTTATAAAGCTTCAGTTCTCTTATATTTACAATCAAAATAATATGGATGCTTTTCTCACAATAGTTCTGTGGGCTAAGCAGTGGTCTATAAACCTAAAAGTGCTATAAATATATTGAGAATTAGCTCCCTTTGCCCATTTTGCTTATCTCTTTTACTGATCACAATTTTCACTTAGGTGTGAAACATCAGCCATCTTGGTTAATTTAGCTTTCATCTTTTTAAGTGATAGTGGAGAAGTCACTATCATGCTATTATTCATTTATAGTTAATGTTTTAGTTATTGCACAAGTGGATAACATAATtcctttttgtaagtgaataaaaGTCTTGTAAACACCTTTGATGAGCGTGTTATAAGCATCTTTGGGACAGTTCACTAGCAGGCAGGATAGTGGAGATGATTTTTATgtcatgttttttatttcttttgttattttaattattagattCTTCACTTTTTTACTCTGAAATGTCTCCTGTTTTGTCCTTTCCAGTTTTGACAGCCCTACTGTCTTGACCATTTCCTtagtttttcctttgtcttccaACAGGTTAGCTATTCTGGGATGTGCAAAGAATTACAAGACTCCCTCCTTAACTGCTTGACAATCTGATGAGATAACCTGTACCTGTGAAAAAAAACTAACAAGTCAAAGCAAAATGTAATATTGGGTACTCCAGTTTCATAGTACCAACTGCCCACTAcaacatcttgaactggatgtccctCAAGTATTTGAAAACCAATCATGTTTATAataatttccttctcccttcttcctgaaTTCCCTAGTTTTTTCAGGATCCCAACATCCTTCTTAATCCAGGTTTTCAGCTTCAGAGCCAGCCTCTACTTTTCACTTTCTCTTATTCATCTCCCATATCTAGTTATTTGCCAGATCCTGACAACTCTTGCAtccatcctcttttttttccactcACTATCCTACTTCAGGCATCATCCTGGACTATGACAATTGCATTCTAATTAGTCTTCTGCTTCCAGtctccccattccaattcatcctccacataGCTACCAAATTGGTATTTCTGGAATGTACTTGATctattgttctctttctcaggaaGTTTCATTGGCTTCTTATTGTCTCTAAGATATAATATCAACTTTGGTAGACATTTAAATCAAAGGCATCTTTACCTAATATAATGTCTTGCAACCATATATTTCACCTCTGTACTTTTACACATGCTGTCCTCCATGCCCCTTTTCATCTCTACCTTTTGGAATTCTTAGTTTTTCAAGGGTCAGCTCTGGTGAAATCATTCTTCCTACCATTAATTCTTTTGTCTTCCAgattactttgcatatattttgtgcCTATTAGAATAATGTCTGGagcatagtagatgcttaataaatttttattggatTTAATTGATATGATATAAATTAGTGGTATGCTTATATCTATCTTATACCATCTTTTTGTTTATCCATCAAACTTCAGAGAGCCTGTTTTTTCCCACCTCATCCCAGTTCTATTAGTATAAGGGTATGAGTTCACTCTGTTcatatctttcataattttttagaCTTCGATTACATTTCAGGTTTATCAGATGGATCATCTTAAGTGGTTTTACTTAATATAAAAGTTAGAATTGTTCTCCCTGGTTAAATAACAAGTTTCCAGAATGATGACATCAATATAGAAAGATCCACTCataagatttttctcttttttctaagaTAAGTCATTAAAGGGTATAATTGTATTAATAAACTATGAATTAATAAACTATTAAAGGGTATAATtgtattaataaactttatgaaaaccccaaaatacaAAAGTTTTCTTGCATAAATCCTCCTTAGAAAATTGGTTACCATAATAAACTTGACTCTTGACTTGTAGAAACATAGAAttgtagagttggaagggatcttaaaattcattatttctaaCTTCACCTGAAAAGAAATTCCTACTAGAATATGCCAAATAGTTCTAGATTTTACTTGAGGACAGGACCTCCAATGGAAGAGAAATGTATCACCTTTTAAAGTGGCCTTCTCCATTTTTTTAGACAGCTCATTAGAAATTTTTCCCCTGACATTTAAATGTCTTCTTGCCAGAGGCAAATAAATTTAATTCCTCCCATATCAGTTTAATTGCTCTTCCACGTGACAACCCTTAGATACTTGaaggctttattattattattccacacATCCCTATTCTTCAAGCTCTAAACCATTCCTTCAAACTATCCTTATTATGAAATATATGGATATTTATGTTGGTTCCTCTCCTTGGGATGCTTTGAAGATTTTAGTGGGCTGCAAACTCAGTTTGAATTATCCAGCTACAAAAGAACTTAAATTAGGAGGTAAAGAATTGTGGAAAAATGTCTGCTGTAAAGGATTATCACcacaaaattgaatttattttagtaGAATAAGTACATGCGTATAGTCATTAAATTAACAAGTCATTCAGAATAATAATACGACTTTAGGAATACAGACAATACTCTATATGTACAATGATGGAATTTTTCTTGCAGCAATTTCACAAATAGTTATGTTTATCATTTCTCTGggcatacattttttttctcacttaAGAGTCTCACAAAATAGTTAATATT encodes:
- the RTN4 gene encoding reticulon-4 isoform X3, which codes for MEDLDQSPLVSSSGSAASPARPQPEFKYQFVREPEDEEEEEEEEEEEDEDEDLEELEVLERKPAAGMAAVPLPVNAAAVAAAAAAAPLLDFETESVPPAPRGPLPAVPPAAPERQPRWEPSPVSSSSPSPPPSAAASLEEDEPPSRPPPPPPTASVDPHPDPAPPAWTPSTPAPAAPPSTPAAPKRRGSSGSAVVDLLYWRDIKKTGVVFGASLFLLLSLTVFSIVSVTAYIALALLSVTISFRVYKGVIQAIQKSDEGHPFRAYLDTEVAVSEALVQKYSNSALGHVNCTIKELRRLFLVDDLVDSLKFAVLMWIFTYVGALFNGLTLLILALISLFSVPVIYERHQTQIDHYLGLVNKNVKDAMAKIQAKIPGLKSKAE